A section of the Rhipicephalus sanguineus isolate Rsan-2018 chromosome 11, BIME_Rsan_1.4, whole genome shotgun sequence genome encodes:
- the LOC119373344 gene encoding uncharacterized protein LOC119373344, whose amino-acid sequence MSTNMEAALSSNEVVKAASKRLPVPFRRKELFLGSTLTHHTGILLVMSTTSAEVVEKAHRHFGEVEHRDLTAESESAIGRVASYTKVTHLSLVSSLPKDKCSFEPHVTEVLSVLRLVHLSLKRFCGVKLSVIANLCPHLKFLGIFMCVVDGEEDAAADFPNLEHLHLDCAMKEGSFFKLLRSCPGLRELELEVDELTTAFVVGPPESCGERPRLEHVKRLALRTNCDVESGLDTRDDLPSDLDLTLACLPSLRRVRSDSYEIRLHVASCFPHIALDWCVCTLCFAEFPKISGDHKDLYKITQDLQLMRPIEVVSYSFGEKSEKDKEGGEVPVDTKEEGKERKRGRNVDKGRRYGSLTSVFKNRTGI is encoded by the exons ATGTCTACAAACATGGAAGCTGCACTGTCTTCAAATGAAGTGGTCAAAGCTGCTTCGAAACGGCTTCCGGTGCCTTTTCGACGCAAGGAGCTGTTTCTAGGTTCCACGTTGACTCACCACACTGGAATTCTCCTTGTGATGTCGACAACAAGCGCCGAAGTTGTGGAGAAGGCCCACCGACATTTCGGCGAAGTAGAACACCGTGAC CTCACGGCAGAGAGCGAAAGTGCAATTGGAAGAGTTGCCAGCTACACCAAAGTCACACATCTCTCCCTCGTCTCCAGTTTGCCGAAAGATAAGTGCTCCTTTGAGCCTCACGTGACCGAAGTCCTATCCGTGCTCCGACTTGTGCACTTGTCCCTAAAACGCTTCTGTGGCGTTAAACTTTCGGTTATTGCGAACCTCTGTCCCCATCTTAAGTTTCTCGGTATATTTATGTGCGTCGTCGATGGAGAAGAGGATGCGGCCGCGGATTTCCCCAACCTGGAACATCTTCACCTCGACTGCGCTATGAAAGAGGGATCGTTCTTCAAGCTCCTGAGGTCTTGTCCGGGACTTCGAGAACTGGAGCTCGAGGTGGACGAACTTACGACGGCGTTTGTCGTAGGTCCTCCCGAATCGTGCGGGGAGCGCCCTCGACTCGAACACGTGAAGCGACTGGCCCTGCGCACTAACTGTGACGTTGAATCTGGCCTGGATACCCGGGACGACCTGCCGTCGGATCTGGATTTAACGTTGGCGTGTCTTCCTTCGCTCCGGCGCGTGCGCAGCGACAGCTACGAGATCCGTCTTCACGTCGCTAGCTGCTTCCCACATATTGCTCTGGACTGGTGCGTGTGCACCTTATGTTTCGCGGAGTTCCCGAAAATAAGCGGGGACCACAAAGATTTATATAAAATTACTCAGGACCTCCAGCTTATGAGGCCAATCGAGGTTGTGAGCTACAGCTTCGGAGAAAAATCagagaaggacaaagaaggaggAGAAGTACCAGTGGACACTAAAGAGGAAGGTAAGGAGAGAAAGCGAGGGAGAAACGTTGACAAAGGTAGAAGATACGGTTCTCTCACCTCGGTGTTCAAGAACAGAACCGGAATTTGA